ACAGCAGGACGCAGGTGGTGAGTTCGCCCACCCGGCCGCCCGACTCGTGGCCCCGGGCGACGAGTGCGGTGGCGCCGGCGGCACACGCCGCGGCGGCCTCCTCGGGGGTGGTGATCTCGGCCCATACGCGGCGCCGTCCGCCTCCGGCCCAGTCGTCCGGGCCGGGAACCGCGCCGCGGTCGGTGGCGGCGTACGCCCGCGGGTCGGCGAGCAGGACGGTGTCGGTCCCGTCGGGCAGATCGGCGGGCGTGAGCGGACACCCCACCGGCACCCGCACCCCGTGGCGTAATCGCCCGAGCCGGGCGAGCGCCTCGCGCGCGGCGCTAGCGTCCCTGCCGAGGTCCAGCAGGCCGAGCGCGCCCGCGCGTTCGGCCGCCACGACGACCCGCTCCGCCGGCTCCTCGAAGGGCGTGAGCGCGACGACGAGGTCACGGCCGGCGGCCTTTGGGCGAGGGGGCGCGGCAGCGGCGGGGCGGGGGTCGCCGGAACCGGTGTGGGGGGTGCCGGGGAGAGGGGGCCAGGGGGCCACGGGCGCTCCTTCTGCTGGGGGCGGACACGCTCTACCACTGCCACCTGCGGTAACCAACGGTGAAGGCATGGCCTGACCCGTTGATGCCGCGTTGCATGGTGGAGCCACCTCCATGCACTGTCAACGCACGTGCATCAGGCGGTAGTTGATTCCGCCAAGGTCGCGAACGTGCCCCGCCGCCTCCCCGTCCACCCCGTCATCTGGGCGAACGCGCCCCCGAAGACCGGCCCCCGGCACGTCACCTGGCCGGAAATACACCCGGGTTGGCACAGTGCACCAGCGGCTCCCCGCGCAGATAGCGGCCGACCTCCGCGGCGACGATCCGGGCGGCCTTGTGCGCGACTTCCTGGCTGCCGCCCGCGATGTGCGGGGTGAGCACGACGCCGGGCGCGGTCAGCAGCCGGGAGCCGACGGGCAGCGGCTCCTGCGGGAAGACGTCGAAGCCGGCTCCGGAGAGCTGTCCGGAGTCCAGGGCGTCGCAGACCGCGTCGTAGTCGAGGAGCGCGCCACGGGCACAGTTGACCAGGATCGCGCCACGGGGCATCGCGGCGATCTCCTCGCGCCCGATCATGCCCCTGGTCTCCTCGGTGACCCGTGCGTGCAGCGAGACGATGCGGGAGCGGCGCAGCAGCACCTCGAGCGGGACCTGTTCGGCGAGTCCGGCCAGCGCCTCGGGACGGACGTAGGGGTCGTGGACGAGGACCTCGGCACCCATGGCGGCGAGCACCCTGGCGACCCGGCTGCCGATGGCGCCGAAGCCGATCAGCCCGACGGTGGCGCCGTCGATCTCGATGCCGCAGTTGTCGTAGTCGTAGTAGTCGCCGCGCCAGACGCCGCGGCGCAGATCGGTGTGGGTGTCGCCGACGCCGCGGGC
This portion of the Streptomyces caniferus genome encodes:
- a CDS encoding 2-hydroxyacid dehydrogenase, translated to MTTTVLAAGNHFIHPDLFGRAVHEAAGDAPLEVREIRFDWPHTPFGPVAEVIEASGSEDEMIEALQGVEICVTEHGPLTERILAHCPDLKLFCTSRGGPVNANVEAATRHGVAVCYAPGRNATATAEHTLTLMLAAARGVGDTHTDLRRGVWRGDYYDYDNCGIEIDGATVGLIGFGAIGSRVARVLAAMGAEVLVHDPYVRPEALAGLAEQVPLEVLLRRSRIVSLHARVTEETRGMIGREEIAAMPRGAILVNCARGALLDYDAVCDALDSGQLSGAGFDVFPQEPLPVGSRLLTAPGVVLTPHIAGGSQEVAHKAARIVAAEVGRYLRGEPLVHCANPGVFPAR